The sequence ggtacgatatgaccattttcttaaaaaggaacggagggctgaatttatgtttaaataacttgacatttttttatgtaagccgacaatgagcttcccctctctgaaagacgagcagccgccactgatgtagAATGTGTTTTATAACAGAAAAACACATATTTCAGCACCACTGAGTTGTAGTTCCTCTCTGTTTAACCTGGCGCTTTGGAGTTGGATTTTGGAGATCTGAGCACCGATCAGCTGATCTGTTGCACAGCTgtagcagtgtgtgtgttttataacatCAGCAAGAAAAAAAGCATCATACAGTTGCTCCGGGTGTGTTTTCTGGTTTTGTAGGAACCGTGGGCTGTGACCGCGGGTACCGGTCCACACTAATGTTTAAATCCTAGCCCTGTGTTGTAAAcgcctccctgtaactcactcattCCGTTCTCTGCTCagactgtgaatgtacaggctctAACTGACGCTATTTAGTGTAATTCATCACTTATGAGATACATTTCAGTTTCACAGAGCAATAGACTATCAACTTacctcccagtaacataacacaacagaGAAGTGGGTTTAACGTGGAAACTGTAGCCggtgctggagccaggtcaaacccaccaatagaaactcttctctcatccatcagtgtaggccccgcccattgagtgcagttaaattcgcaagcaaaaTGTTTGAAGTTGCAAGCAAAAAGgagtgatttataagcaaaatgatcttttttttattgccacttaaTATCTTTTGCTTTCAAATTTtgtttttggttgcaaatctattctttttaattgatgaataaagaaacaaatgtttcTCCATACAAATTTCTCCATACACTTACACTTAAAACCAGATGTATTTAAAAGGAAAAACATTTCTGTTAATATTTTGAAAAGTCTTAAGATAACATTTTAAGAGATGATTTTTAACTCCACTAGTTTAaccatttcttcatttttatgttaATGTAAAAGCAATTTGTTAGAGGacattttctaacttttttttttttggggttacTATCATTGGTTACTATATTTACAGCCCATTGCAATCCACACCAACCAaaatatgttttggttttttagtACAAGTGAAgacaacaaaaaatacagaaaatttgAAGCATTTTTCAGTCTGTGAAGAACTGAACCATAGTGACCATGTACTGTTGAACTATACTAAACAAAATACAACAGTTAATCTCCTCATTTCCCAAGTGACTAAAACATGAATTAAAAGGAAGGGCAGTGTACCCCAGCTGTAAACATACTGGCCTCCCTTTTACTTCTGAGTGTGTTGTAGGCGTCAAAATTATTTCTTTCATATTACAAACTACAATTAAATTTGTCAGTGAAGACACTAATGTTTTCTTTATAGTTCTGTTAAATAAAGATTCAaacaaatttaaattttaaatCAAATGTGTTTATTCCATTTTGATAATATTCAATAATTTTCTGCACATAGGCTTTATTATCGATACTGCACAGGGTAAGACTGCACTTTATTCAGGACAGGAGTGACTGAAACAGATGGTCCAGAAAGAAACATTAACAGAgtgatgttttattttatgtgcAATGTTTATAGAGCTGTTTTATTGAGAGTTTCTCGTAGGAAGGTCATACACGGAGTGGCATAACCAGGTAGCAGGCAaagtgtacaggaacatctgtactgAGTATGGACTAGAGGTCCCAGGGccaagatgggagacacccctggAGATGATGGAGAACAAATTAGgaaagatcctgtgggacttccagatccagatcgACAaaatggtgatggccaatcagtcTGACATAGTGTTGGTTGATAAACAccagaagacagtggtagtgaaagatgtagcaatcccaaacAATAGCAACATCAAAAAGAAAGAACACAGGAAGCTCAAGAAATACCAAGAGCTAAAGGAGGAGCTAGAGAAAATGTGATGTGTGAAGGCAATAGAGGTATAGGAACTGATCAGGGCAGTGGGGGCAATAACCCCCAAAGTGGTTGGATGACTACATCAGATTTTATGACCCATATCTGAGATGTTCATCCAAAACCGTTTATACTGTATAGAGTTACTCCTGTATACGCAATGCTCAGAAATGACTTTGTTTATGGCTACACATTACCCTCGGTAACCTTGACTGTTAAGTTATCCTAAAAGGACACATaccatcatagaaaatgtttatgTTACTCAGTATAATACCAAGTGTCTCTTGGGTGGGAGGGAAATATATAGAAGTGTTGGTCTATATAAAGGAGGACAGAGACGCAGTGGTTTGTGAAAGCATTTGGAGAGATCCACTGAGAATAACAAGTAACATTTTAAGGTGAGAAATGTTACATTACTTAGTTTTTTTGAGTTTCTCCCTGTGCTAGAATTCCTAACTTAGTGAAATAAATGATAGTGCTGATAGGAAGGATGGTTCTGATTTTGTAGAAATGAGGGTCTGGATAAGTTAGTGTcagcatttatttttttcttcctcataaaacaactttttttaatctGACTATTTTATTCCTTCTTTTGCAGGTGAAGTGACAGACTCCATCTTTGTGAATCTTAACTGTGAATAGTACCTGTGCAGGATCATGGCATGTTTGGACAAATGTTTGCCAGTGCGTCGCTGGCTCACCTTTGTTACTGGTCTGGTGGAGTGTCTGTGCTTTGCGGGAATTGTATTTGGATGGGCTTCACTTGTGTTTGTGCTCAAGATGGAGGGATACTTCAGCTCTCTTTGCCAAAACTAACAGAAGTCAACATAACAGATGTTAACGTCACAGGAGTCAATGGAACAGATGTGTTAGGTCAGTTGAGTCAGATTCTTCTTTAAATTGTGCATTACTGCAAAAGGTACAAATATTTGATTCACTTCCAAATGAAAGTGGCAATGTCTTCCATTGGGATTTTCTTTCATGATTTTCACTTTTGGTAATTTGTCTCATTTTTTGTTTCTCTGACAGATTGTGGGGAACAGGATGAACAGTTCTCACTCATTTTCACTATGGCTTCTGTTTTATTAAATCTTCTGACATTTTCCAGTGGATTAGTCTTTGACTGGTTCGGCACGACAGTAGCTAAGCTCTGTAGAATGTGAGTTTAATAACTCCTGACTTACATGAAGACAGTAATGCAAATCATAGTAAAGATTCACTTATTTTAAAGAGTCATAGAAGGTTAGTAATTCATAACAGTAAAGAAGAAAGAATGGAGTTGCTGAATCTACTGTTTAACCAACAGTGCATCAAGACAGGGGTACAAAGAGTAAAAAAATACTCACACCTAATTCCATAATATCAGACTGGACACAGTGGACTTTTCACTGATCAGGCTTTGACTGCTTTTATGTGAACATCTGACTCATGTAATCTTAATGCACGTGATGTTATTATTAGACACCCATCAAGTAACCAGGGacataaacaacaacaatgtaACTGTTTTGAATACAGTGGCAAGGCAGcaatttgagtttttttcctttgttgtaattgtttgtagtatttttcagtgaataatcaaacacacacacacacaaacacacacatatatgtgtgtgtgtgtgtgtgtgtgtgcgtgcgtgcgtgcgtgcgtgtgtgtgtaaggAGACGACCAAAACGTGCATCAGTAGATGGCAGGGGTTCATTTTCaagtacaaaatacaaaataggaAAATCAAAACTCACGTTCTCCAAAAACAGCCAACCCATTGTTTTGCACATTCCAGTCAGCTGGTTACAACAATCTTAGTTCATCATTTGGTACCATTTGGTGTTTGCTTCTTTTAGTGTTGTTCAGTGTTTAAAAACCTTCAGCTTCTGACTAACCCTTAAACATGAAAAAGAAACACAGACAGTTTGCCCTCAGTAAACATTTTTAGTACAAGGGTTTTTCTCAGTTAGTACCCATGATCTTttgaggaaagaaaaaacaaatgaaacctTTCCTACTGAAGGTGGGAAATCTGTTTGGTGCACGTCGCTCCACAGTCATCACTCTCTACAACGGGGCCTTTGATTCTTCTGCTGCTCTCTTCCTTGTAATCAAAGTGAGAGACTGTCGtgtatttaacacaaaaaacTAGGTTTTAACTGTTTGAGTAgaccactggaaaaacacaacgGCAGACTTCAGGAAAATCGAACTATTTCCCTTTTATTTTTAAGCATAGCCACACTTACTAATATGCACTGCATCAGGCTCCATTATCACTGAGAGAAGACAAGGGGGAGGACTCAAAGTGGCACAGTACCAATCATATACTGTAACATCAACCCAATCACAGACCTCCTCTAGGTCATTAGCGAAATGGAATGTATtttcataaaaaacataaaatctcaCATTTCTGTGTTGAAAACACCACAGAGACATTTTCCGAAAACCATCATAACTGACAGATTTACATCTCATGTACTAATCTCCACACTGTCTTGTCTTCTATAGTTGTTGCATGAGGTCCATGTCTCCTTCCACATCTCCTTCCACTTTTTATCTGCCTGCAGCGTCATTCACCTGCTCAGAACTCTGTTCCTGATGCCTCAGAACTTCATTCCTTACCCTCTCTCTGAACATTGTACATATGGGTACAAGTCCAAACAGCCACACTTATTGAAAATAACACTTTATCTGTTGATAAACTGAAAATTAGTATTTAAACAGATACAATTTTTCCTCAACTAGTATAACCATTTTTATGTTGGGTTTTTCTAAGACTCTGTATGACTTTATAGACAGTTAAACAGATGTGCAGGCACTGAGGTGCAAAACCTCAAACAATTAATGTAATAAAccaccacacacatgcacacacacacacactggcacacacacaaacgcatctGTAAATAACCCTTTGTTTGCACCCGTCTTTGTTTTGCTAAATGTCTATGTCTTATgaattctcttttgtttgtttatttgtttgtttatttgtctttgttacTCCTGCTACAATATTTTGTCAAGcactaaataataaaaaataaataaataaatagaatgaaataaaataaaagttcagTAATGCAATTAGCTATCATCATGTATGCACTACCCAGCATTAATTaacacattgtttatatattagtaAGCTGTTAGTAATGTCTCTAGTAATCATTTACTAATGGGGTTGAGAAGGGTAACTGTCTGCTACTTCTTTCCCAGTGTCATTGTCGGTACCAGTTTCCATCATTGATACGGcactggctctttaaatgcacatgaaccacttcacaccccaccccctccaggctggtggctgtgctgctctgtccagttcaaccaacaactgaacattttaggtaatcagctctaaatttggacatattttcagtatggactacaaccactgctgctgacaaacatttatggcgtattcagagaaatgtttgtcggaagtcctgaccttatatgtgcaaatgtcgtgatgtaactagttatagacgtaacaaatcaaacaggaattaaaacgggttgtagaaatccacttgaattttgccaaaatgaatataaagatagctttgcagcacctggaggattcaaattcaacgtttatgaactattagggtccaaatacacaaataaatgtaccaaaggctaatcaaagtgggtttagcaaaatatgatccttTTAATATGGCTAAATGCTGCACCAGTATTCACTGatgtatatattatacatatgtatatacatcAAAAGATTTTACATTTccaatttttatccattttatatatatatatatatatatatatatatatatatatatgtgtgtgtgtgtgtgtgtgtgtgtgtgtgtgtgtgtgtgtgtacatatatatacacacacacacacacatagatagatagatagatagatagatagatagatagatagatagatagatagatagatacatagatagatagatagatagatagatagatagatagatagatagatagatagatagatagatagatagatagatagatagatagatagatagatagacagatagatatcTTTTTCTCACCCACCTgggcggtgtctccttcagacttgggtcctctaccagaggcctgggagcctgagggttctgcgcaggatcttagctgttcctaggactgtgcTCTTTTGGACAGACATCTCAGATGTTGTttctggtatctgctggagccatcctctcagcttgagggtcactgcccctagtgccccaatcactactgggaccactgttgccttcacaccccacatctTCTCTATCTCCTCTCTCAGCCCTTagtaatgtatatatatatatatatatatatatatatatatatatatatatatatatatatatatatatatatatatatatatatatatatatatatcattattatacatcatatatcatatcatatatcattatTATACATCGTTATGAAAGCCATTACTAAAAGCCTTTCCAAAAGCATGCTTACAAAGATGAAAAGAAATATGTAATGACAGGATTTTCAATAAAGTCTCATTCTTATTCAAATGGATAAAAATGGGAAATGTAAAACCTTTTGATGTATATTTATTCATCAGTGAATGCTGGTGCAACACTTAGtcatattaaaggggtcatattttgctaaacccactattattagtctttggtacatttatttgtgtatttggggaccctaatggggacctaaaatgctcagttgttggttgaacaggaaagagcagcacagccaacaacctggagggggttggGTGTGatgtggctcatttggatttaaagggccagcgctcaaaacgacctttctggtgtcattactcagaaatagggtttatTAGTATAGCGTGAGtatcaaacacacatgcaaagatATATATATGTGAACACCTGGTACTGTACAACAgaaatgttttgaaaaaaaacccaatttttTTGACATGTGTAGTTTCCCTTTGCACCAATTCGGGAAGTTGTTCAGCCTGGCCATGGCTCTGGCTGGACTGTTTGCTTTACTGCAATATCCCTTCATCCTTGTGGAAGACATCCTTAATGGAGACCCTTTATATGTGAGAACATCTTGCATAACAGATAACAACACTTATTAACATATCTATACAAATATCATGATACAGATCTTCCATTGTCTGTAGGTGAACATTGCCCTTACACTGCTCATCCTGTTTCCGTTCATCCATCCCATCTCCGTCTACGTGCATTGTCCTAATCTTGCTTCACAACGAGTCAATGGTAACGCCATTGCTGCCCACTTTCACCTCCAGTCTGTGAACTGAAGCTCAAGAAATACCAAGAGCTAAAGGAGGAGCTAGAGAAAATGTGATGTGTGAAGGCAATAGAGGTCTCAGAACTGATCAGGGCAGTGGGGGCAATAACCCCCAAACTGGATGGATAATTAAATTAGATACCATGACCTATATCTGAGATCATCATCCAAAACTGTTTGTACTCTATAGAGTTACTCCTGTATACATAACATTGCTCAGCAATGACTTTGTTTATGGCTACACATTATCCTCACTAACCTTGATTGTTAAGTTATCCTAAAAGGACACATaccatcatagaaaatgtttatattgcTCAGTATAATACCAGGTGTCTCTAGGGTGGGAGGGAAATATAAAAAAGTGTTGGTCTATATAAAGGAGGACAGAGACGCAGTGGTTTATGAAAGCATTTGGAGAGATCCACTGAGAATAACAAGTGAGTGCTTAGGTCTCAGTTACATTTTTAAGGTGTTACATTAATCAGTTTCTTGAGTTTCTCCCTGTGCAAGAATTCTTGACTTAGTGAAATAAATGATAGTGCTGATAGGAAGGATGGTTCTGATTTTACAGAAATGAGGGTCTGGATAAGTTAGTGtcagaattatttttttcttcctcatAAAACAACCATTTTTAATCTGACTATTTTATTCCTTCTTTTGCAGGTGAAGTGACAGACTCCACCTTTGTGAATCTTAACTGTGAATAGTACCTGTGCAGGATCATGGCATGTTTGGACAAATGTTTGCCAGTGCGTTGCTGGCTCACCTTTGTTACTGGTCTGGTGGAGTGTCTGTGCTTTGCGGGAATTGTATTTGGATGGGCTTCACTTGTGTTTGTGCTCAAGATGGAGGGATACTTCAGCTCCTTTTGCCAAAACATAACAGAAGTCAACATAACAGAAGTCAATGTAACAGAAGTCAACATAACAGATGTTAACGTCACAGGAGTCAATGGAACAGATGTGTTAGGTCAGTTGAGTCAGATTCTTCTTTAAATCGTGCATTACTGCAAAAGGTATTAACATTTGATTCACTTCCAAATGAAAATGGCAATGTCTTCCATTGGGATTTTCTTTCATGATTTTCACTTTCGGCAGTTTGTCTCATATTTTGTTTCTCTGACAGATTGCGGGGAACAGGATGGACAGTTCTCACTCATTTTTACTATTGCTTCTGTTTTATTAAATCTTCTGACATTTTCCAGTGGATTAGTCTTTGACTGGTTTGGCACGACAGTAGCTCGGCTCTGTGGAATGTGAGTTTAACAACTCCTGACTTACATGAAGACAGTAATGCAAATCATAGTAAAGATTCACTTAATAATGTAATACCACTTCACGTTCTCCCATTAGATTTCTACATACCACAGGTATACTGATGGTGGGCTTCTCAACACCAGGTAACAATCTGTTTTGGCCTGCTTCATTCAAAGAAATATTGGTTTGGATTTTCCACCATGACTTTCCTTGGTAATAATTTCCATGACTGATCTTTTCCCACCAGCTTTGTCCGTCCTGCTCTTCCCAGCTCTTTGTCTGATAGGAGTGGGTGGTGGGTTGTTTCTCATCACCAACATGCAGGTAAGGAGACGACCAAAACGTGCATCAGGAGATGGCAGGGGTTTATTTTCAAGTATGAAATAGGAAAGTCAAAAATCATCTTCTCCACAACCAACCCATTGTTTTCCACTTTTTAGccagctgtttccatggtaacaacagtCTTAGTTCATAATGTCATGccatttggtgtttttattttggtgctggtgcttaccttttttttttgtaactgttGTTTAGTGTTTAAAAACCTTCAGCTTCTGACTAACCCTTAAACATACACAGACAGTTTGCCCTCAGTAACCATTTTTAGTACAAGGGTTTTTCTCAGTTAGTACCCATGATCTTttgaggaaagaaaaaacaaatgaaacctGTCCTACTGAAGGTGGGAAATCTGTTTGGTGCACGTCGCTCCACAGTCATCACTCTCTACAACGGGGCCTTTGATTCTTCTGCTGCTCTCTTCCTTGTAATCAAAGTGAGAAACATTtaaacatcatcatcataacTGACAGATTTACATCTCATGTACTAATCTCCACACTGTCTTGTCTTCTATAGTTGTTGCATGAGGTCCATGTCTCCTTCCACATCTCCTTCCACTTTTTATCTGCCTGCAGCGTCATTCACCTGCTCAGAACTCTGTTCCTGATGCCTCGGAACTTCATTCCTTACCCTCTCCCTGA is a genomic window of Sphaeramia orbicularis chromosome 10, fSphaOr1.1, whole genome shotgun sequence containing:
- the LOC115426819 gene encoding solute carrier family 43 member 3-like, which produces MACLDKCLPVRRWLTFVTGLVECLCFAGIVFGWASLVFVLKMEGYFSSLYCGEQDEQFSLIFTMASVLLNLLTFSSGLVFDWFGTTVAKLCRIHPSRKKKQMKPFLLKVGNLFGARRSTVITLYNGAFDSSAALFLVIKLLHEVHVSFHISFHFLSACSVIHLLRTLFLMPQNFIPYPLSEHCTYGFPLHQFGKLFSLAMALAGLFALLQYPFILVEDILNGDPLYVNIALTLLILFPFIHPISVYVHCPNLASQRVNGNAIAAHFHLQSVN